One Methanobacterium sp. DNA window includes the following coding sequences:
- a CDS encoding tetratricopeptide repeat protein → MDENISDKKSNNISILLEKGNKLFKNGDYQSALLFFDEALILDPENSKIWDNRGVALSRIGLHDQAMESYHAALDIEPDNPQAWSNLGVLYAAQARFEEAINCFEQSLDLVPDNDEVWNNHGTALFSLEKYEEALKSFNHALDLNPKNAQAWAGKGSAHNFLGDYSKAIESLETFIKLASNDLSPQVEEAWALIFELKMKANERKK, encoded by the coding sequence TTGGATGAAAATATTTCTGATAAAAAATCTAATAACATAAGCATTTTATTAGAAAAAGGTAACAAGCTATTTAAAAATGGTGATTATCAGTCAGCTCTTTTATTTTTTGATGAAGCTCTCATTCTAGATCCTGAAAATAGTAAAATATGGGATAATCGGGGAGTTGCTCTTTCTCGTATCGGGCTTCATGATCAGGCTATGGAATCATATCATGCGGCTCTTGACATCGAACCAGATAATCCACAAGCTTGGTCTAATTTAGGAGTGTTATATGCGGCTCAAGCCCGATTTGAAGAGGCAATAAACTGTTTCGAACAATCTCTTGATCTAGTTCCTGATAATGACGAAGTCTGGAATAATCATGGCACTGCCTTGTTTAGTTTAGAAAAATATGAAGAGGCTCTAAAATCTTTTAACCATGCTCTTGATTTAAATCCGAAAAATGCCCAAGCATGGGCTGGTAAGGGATCAGCACATAATTTCCTCGGTGATTATAGTAAGGCAATTGAGTCCCTGGAAACCTTTATTAAACTAGCATCCAATGATCTTTCTCCCCAAGTTGAAGAGGCATGGGCCTTAATATTTGAATTGAAAATGAAAGCAAATGAGAGAAAAAAATAA
- a CDS encoding manganese efflux pump, with translation MDILSIFLIAVGLAMDAFSVSITRGMILKWNLKHAFIIALFFGGFQALMPVFGWLAGDQLAVIVSFWAPWIAFLLLLLIGGKMIYEGIFRDENDESCQIFQMKDILIFSVATSIDAFAVGVTFAFLNTNILLPVIIIGLVTFGLSFLGVYIGKNVGHLFEGKIELLGGFILIGIGFKILLEYLLF, from the coding sequence ATGGATATTCTCTCTATATTTTTGATAGCTGTAGGATTGGCAATGGATGCATTTAGTGTGTCAATAACAAGGGGCATGATACTTAAATGGAATTTAAAACATGCATTCATTATAGCACTATTTTTTGGTGGTTTTCAGGCACTAATGCCTGTTTTTGGTTGGTTGGCAGGTGATCAGTTAGCAGTTATTGTATCATTTTGGGCACCATGGATTGCTTTTCTTCTCCTATTATTAATTGGTGGGAAAATGATTTACGAGGGTATATTCAGGGATGAAAATGACGAATCATGCCAGATTTTCCAAATGAAAGATATTCTAATCTTTTCTGTAGCCACCAGCATTGATGCTTTTGCAGTGGGAGTTACCTTCGCTTTCTTAAACACCAACATATTATTACCAGTCATCATCATAGGCTTGGTTACCTTTGGATTATCCTTTTTAGGAGTTTACATTGGAAAAAATGTTGGACACCTTTTCGAAGGTAAAATTGAATTATTAGGCGGGTTTATTCTGATAGGAATTGGGTTTAAGATCCTTCTAGAATATTTACTTTTTTGA
- the tsaA gene encoding tRNA (N6-threonylcarbamoyladenosine(37)-N6)-methyltransferase TrmO, whose amino-acid sequence MELKAIGLVKSPYKIKKGSPHQGRFSEELSTIEIFPEYAEALEGIEHFPNLIVIYWMDRSGPVSLKVVPHGRTKKRGLFSTRAPVRPNPLGLCMVELVKRDGNILIVKWLDALDNSPVLDIKPFVSDIDCL is encoded by the coding sequence ATGGAGTTAAAAGCTATTGGTTTGGTTAAATCTCCTTATAAAATAAAAAAAGGATCCCCACACCAGGGAAGGTTCTCTGAAGAGCTTTCTACAATTGAAATCTTTCCAGAGTATGCTGAAGCATTGGAAGGAATTGAACACTTCCCCAACTTAATTGTAATCTATTGGATGGATCGTTCAGGGCCAGTGTCCCTTAAAGTAGTGCCCCATGGCCGAACCAAAAAAAGGGGTTTATTTTCCACCAGAGCCCCGGTAAGGCCCAATCCCCTGGGATTATGCATGGTAGAACTAGTAAAAAGGGATGGAAATATATTAATTGTAAAATGGTTAGATGCTCTAGATAACTCCCCAGTCCTGGATATAAAACCATTTGTATCTGATATTGATTGCTTGTGA
- a CDS encoding winged helix-turn-helix transcriptional regulator — protein sequence MNDDELCDFQCINENSVRGVKSQMLQDETFQLISDHFKVLSDPTRVKILYALTQTEICVCDLAAVLEITDSAVSHQLRLLRDKDLVKFRKEGKMTYYSLSNDEIIDMIKMGTSFAEK from the coding sequence ATGAATGATGATGAACTTTGTGATTTCCAATGTATCAATGAAAACTCAGTGAGGGGTGTTAAATCACAAATGCTTCAAGATGAAACATTTCAACTCATTTCCGATCATTTCAAAGTGCTCAGTGACCCTACTAGAGTCAAAATACTCTATGCTTTAACTCAAACAGAGATTTGTGTCTGCGATTTAGCCGCAGTTCTGGAGATAACAGATTCAGCAGTTTCTCACCAACTTAGACTGCTAAGAGATAAAGACTTGGTAAAATTCAGGAAAGAAGGTAAAATGACCTATTACTCACTATCGAATGATGAAATTATAGATATGATAAAAATGGGAACCAGCTTTGCCGAAAAATAA
- the argB gene encoding acetylglutamate kinase gives METVNILIEALPYIKKFHQKKIMIKYGGHAMIDSDAKSSTARDTVLLKYVGMDPIVVHGGGPEISRSMNKLGKEPKFIGGLRVTDQETMDIVKMVLVGKINTEIVANIGLHGGKSVGLSGEDNLLLKVRKRSPQVVVNQDTGEEQMVDLGLVGEIESINPEILEVLTENQYIPVISPIGVDDKANTLNLNADTVAGEVAGEVGAEKLIILTDVPGILRNSSDPHSLIKKTNIKEVLTLIEDGTVQDGMLPKVLTCISALENGVKSAHIIDGRIKHSILLEIFTKQGIGTMITK, from the coding sequence ATGGAAACAGTTAATATTCTTATTGAAGCCCTTCCCTATATTAAAAAATTCCACCAGAAAAAGATAATGATCAAGTACGGTGGCCATGCCATGATCGATTCAGATGCCAAGAGTTCCACAGCCCGTGACACCGTACTACTCAAATATGTAGGCATGGACCCTATAGTAGTTCATGGAGGGGGTCCTGAAATATCCCGTTCCATGAACAAACTAGGTAAGGAACCAAAATTTATTGGAGGATTGCGTGTAACTGATCAGGAAACCATGGACATTGTGAAAATGGTCCTAGTAGGGAAGATCAACACGGAAATAGTGGCCAACATTGGATTGCACGGTGGTAAAAGTGTTGGATTATCTGGGGAAGATAACCTACTATTAAAAGTTCGTAAACGTTCCCCCCAAGTTGTTGTAAACCAGGATACTGGTGAGGAGCAAATGGTTGACTTGGGACTGGTGGGAGAAATTGAATCTATAAACCCCGAAATCCTGGAAGTTTTAACTGAAAACCAGTACATACCCGTAATCAGCCCAATTGGGGTGGATGATAAGGCTAACACCTTAAACTTAAATGCGGATACTGTGGCTGGCGAAGTGGCTGGGGAGGTTGGTGCTGAGAAACTCATCATACTCACCGATGTCCCAGGCATTCTTCGAAATTCTTCAGATCCCCATAGTCTTATTAAAAAAACCAATATAAAAGAAGTTTTAACACTCATAGAAGATGGAACAGTGCAAGACGGTATGTTACCTAAGGTCTTAACTTGTATCAGTGCCCTGGAAAATGGAGTTAAATCGGCACATATAATTGATGGAAGGATAAAACACAGCATACTCCTTGAGATTTTCACTAAACAGGGTATCGGCACCATGATTACCAAATAA
- a CDS encoding DUF166 domain-containing protein, protein MRVAIITDDSYGERAYETIKEEFDSEYILIDPPGSAFMDEIDISPEIINKLEKFDLILSYVLHPDLALDLVEALHDKVEWIIVGAWKGEWFKNQLESYGNVTCPENMCDLTENGNAAFDEFVSVFGKPEVRVNCQGDKVVDVEVLRCAPCGSTKFVAEAVTGESTTNLPIKVGLKIQHYPCRAGRMRLFTDDESKREMAANLHKNAFEDALEDDHSD, encoded by the coding sequence ATGAGAGTAGCAATCATAACTGATGATTCTTATGGTGAAAGGGCTTATGAAACAATTAAAGAAGAATTTGACTCTGAGTATATCTTGATAGATCCACCAGGTTCTGCCTTTATGGATGAAATTGATATTTCACCAGAGATCATCAATAAGCTGGAAAAGTTTGATCTTATTCTTAGCTATGTTTTACATCCTGATCTGGCCCTTGACTTGGTTGAAGCCCTTCATGATAAAGTGGAATGGATCATTGTAGGCGCCTGGAAAGGTGAATGGTTTAAAAACCAGTTAGAAAGCTATGGTAATGTCACGTGTCCTGAAAACATGTGCGACCTTACTGAGAATGGTAATGCTGCTTTTGATGAGTTTGTTTCTGTGTTTGGGAAACCAGAAGTCAGGGTTAACTGTCAAGGGGATAAAGTAGTTGATGTGGAGGTTTTAAGGTGTGCTCCCTGTGGTAGCACTAAATTTGTGGCTGAGGCAGTTACCGGAGAATCAACCACCAATTTACCAATTAAAGTAGGACTCAAAATACAACATTACCCTTGCAGAGCTGGTAGGATGCGACTTTTCACTGATGATGAATCTAAAAGGGAGATGGCCGCTAATTTACATAAAAATGCCTTTGAAGATGCTTTAGAAGATGATCATTCTGATTAA
- a CDS encoding N-acetyl-gamma-glutamyl-phosphate reductase: MLEVAIIGASGYTGGELLRFLEIHSGVEVVAATSRQYADTPIGKIHPHLHDMDLKFTNQSPSDLDVDLAFTATPHGASMNIVPELVEKGIKVVDLSGDYRFDDVGVYEKWYGLEHKKPLEAVYGMPEMYRDKIKNANLVANPGCYVTGAILAGIPLVKNGLVDTIIADSKSGVSGAGINPTPATHYPNIGDNVVPYALTNHRHMPEIQEKLRKYGNVRVSFTPHLVPVIRGIITTLHCFPHLEVTPDEVFGLYQKQYNDEPFIRVMDVSEVPRTSSVRGSNLCHIGGFEIDENGRLVIISAIDNLVKGASGVAVQNMNLMCGFAETMSLEAVGLHP; the protein is encoded by the coding sequence ATGTTAGAAGTAGCAATTATTGGAGCCAGTGGTTACACTGGAGGCGAACTTTTAAGATTCCTTGAAATTCATAGTGGAGTGGAAGTTGTGGCTGCCACTTCCAGACAGTACGCAGACACCCCTATAGGTAAGATACATCCCCACTTGCATGACATGGATTTGAAATTCACTAATCAATCCCCATCAGACTTGGATGTTGACTTAGCATTCACTGCCACCCCCCACGGTGCTTCCATGAACATAGTCCCTGAACTGGTGGAAAAGGGGATTAAAGTAGTTGATCTAAGTGGGGATTACCGATTCGATGATGTTGGCGTCTATGAGAAATGGTACGGATTGGAACATAAAAAACCCTTAGAAGCTGTTTATGGAATGCCTGAAATGTACCGGGACAAAATCAAAAATGCAAACCTGGTTGCAAATCCAGGATGTTATGTGACTGGTGCAATACTGGCTGGAATACCTCTTGTGAAAAACGGCTTAGTGGACACTATTATTGCTGATTCTAAAAGTGGTGTGAGTGGTGCTGGTATAAACCCCACTCCAGCCACCCATTACCCCAATATTGGTGATAATGTAGTGCCCTACGCATTAACCAACCATCGTCACATGCCAGAAATCCAGGAAAAACTCAGAAAATATGGAAATGTGCGAGTTTCATTCACACCCCACCTTGTACCAGTTATCCGAGGTATTATAACAACTCTACACTGTTTCCCACATCTTGAAGTTACACCTGATGAAGTATTTGGGCTTTACCAAAAACAGTACAATGATGAACCTTTCATTCGGGTGATGGATGTGTCGGAAGTTCCAAGAACCAGTTCTGTTCGCGGGTCTAACCTATGCCACATAGGTGGATTTGAAATTGATGAAAACGGCAGATTAGTAATTATTTCTGCAATTGACAATCTGGTTAAGGGTGCATCAGGCGTGGCTGTTCAAAACATGAATTTGATGTGTGGGTTTGCCGAGACAATGTCCCTGGAAGCTGTGGGTTTACATCCCTAA
- a CDS encoding flavodoxin: MKTIILFYSRSRKTALVARTLAEEINADTVEIVDLTERNGPLNYLKASVDAFREQKTLIKPETVDLSNYDLVYIGSPTWGSKPAPAIITLIDQCDFKGKDVILFATMGSSGGQKVIERIREKIEPRGGRMIKSFQVKTGGKKIEELVDDVAKIVQEEDLHIYGI, translated from the coding sequence ATGAAAACTATTATTTTGTTTTATTCAAGAAGTAGGAAAACAGCACTGGTAGCTAGAACTCTGGCTGAGGAAATTAATGCTGACACAGTTGAAATAGTTGACTTGACTGAACGAAACGGTCCATTGAACTATTTAAAAGCTTCAGTGGATGCATTTCGTGAGCAGAAAACTTTAATCAAACCTGAAACTGTGGATCTATCCAATTATGATCTGGTTTATATTGGAAGTCCTACTTGGGGCAGTAAACCTGCACCAGCTATTATCACCCTTATTGACCAATGCGATTTTAAGGGTAAAGATGTTATTCTGTTTGCTACTATGGGCAGTTCTGGTGGTCAGAAGGTGATTGAGAGAATCAGAGAAAAAATAGAGCCTCGGGGTGGCAGGATGATTAAATCTTTCCAAGTGAAAACTGGTGGTAAAAAAATTGAAGAACTAGTGGATGATGTTGCAAAAATCGTCCAAGAAGAAGATCTTCACATATATGGAATCTGA
- a CDS encoding protein translocase subunit SecF: MINYERFLESYKPLIIIPVVITIIAIILALTIGLEEGIELKGGTTVVVHLEKPISQGELKALISDGISNQQVDVMVSKNQATVEIAGNVDVVELSSVLEGTGTISSYRSVGPVLGKESMTQIYYALAFAFIFMSITVFIIFRDFVPSIAVITVALSDIIIAIGGMSLFGIPLSVASVGAILMLIGYSVDTDILLTTRILKRKEGTITQRAITAMKTGLTMAVTSISSMVTLYLVVIFLIPSAQTLADIAAVLIIGLTADILTTWLMNLGILRWYLEARK; this comes from the coding sequence TTGATAAACTATGAACGGTTTCTAGAATCATACAAACCCCTCATCATCATTCCAGTGGTGATCACCATCATAGCCATTATATTGGCACTTACCATTGGTCTGGAGGAGGGTATCGAATTAAAAGGTGGAACAACAGTTGTTGTACATTTGGAAAAGCCAATAAGTCAAGGTGAACTAAAAGCTTTAATTAGTGATGGTATTTCCAATCAACAAGTTGATGTTATGGTTAGTAAAAATCAGGCTACTGTAGAGATTGCAGGCAATGTGGATGTGGTGGAATTATCATCTGTTCTGGAGGGAACTGGAACTATCTCCAGTTACAGATCAGTGGGTCCAGTATTGGGTAAAGAATCAATGACCCAGATCTATTATGCTCTGGCCTTTGCATTCATCTTTATGAGTATAACTGTGTTTATAATTTTCCGTGACTTCGTTCCCAGTATTGCAGTTATCACAGTTGCACTTTCAGATATTATCATTGCCATTGGGGGAATGAGCTTATTCGGAATCCCGCTTTCAGTTGCATCTGTGGGTGCCATACTCATGCTTATTGGTTACAGTGTAGATACTGATATCCTGTTAACCACCAGAATCCTGAAACGAAAGGAAGGAACAATTACACAAAGAGCTATTACTGCAATGAAAACTGGTCTGACCATGGCTGTAACATCCATTAGTTCCATGGTCACCCTATACTTGGTGGTTATTTTCCTAATCCCCTCAGCTCAGACTTTGGCAGATATAGCTGCTGTGCTTATTATCGGTTTAACTGCGGATATTTTAACCACCTGGCTAATGAACCTTGGCATACTTAGATGGTACTTGGAGGCACGAAAATGA
- a CDS encoding preprotein translocase subunit SecD, producing the protein MKYKEFLKDKRVILLIVLIIGSIAAMSFFGIEQGLDLKGGSVIQIQLEKPVDSATMNTVTAVMDKRLNIFGVKDVKVYSSGNQNVIVEIAGVQPDDVAKIVGTHGKFEAKIKNKTALVGSDITNVQPFQVTGNQWRVPFTVSLEGAKRFANIAKGQGGVPVEMYLDDQLITSPELSPGLATGQASTTVEISGGSPTKEEAVKEAKSIQTLLQSGALPVKVKIVGVSSVSAELGDQFIHGALIAGLLALVVISGIIMLKYRKIILIVPIMLTSIAELILILGTAAVIHWNIDLAAIAGIIAAIGTGVDDQIIITDEVLKGFKEKKRIGGVRSQIKKAFFVIFAAAGTLVAAMLPLAYIGFSRGATGIGVLSGFAFTTIIGVLVGIFITRPVYAKFIEMVLDKR; encoded by the coding sequence ATGAAGTACAAGGAATTTCTCAAAGATAAACGAGTTATATTACTTATCGTGCTGATTATTGGGAGCATAGCTGCCATGTCCTTTTTTGGGATTGAACAGGGTTTAGATCTTAAAGGCGGGTCAGTTATACAGATTCAACTGGAAAAGCCTGTAGATAGTGCTACTATGAACACTGTTACTGCAGTTATGGATAAACGGTTGAACATTTTCGGTGTTAAAGATGTGAAGGTTTACTCCAGTGGGAATCAAAATGTGATCGTTGAAATTGCCGGAGTACAACCCGATGATGTGGCAAAAATTGTGGGAACTCATGGTAAATTCGAAGCAAAAATCAAAAATAAAACAGCCCTTGTGGGTTCAGACATTACCAATGTACAACCATTCCAAGTAACCGGGAACCAATGGCGTGTTCCTTTCACAGTATCATTGGAAGGTGCTAAACGTTTTGCTAATATAGCTAAGGGCCAGGGTGGTGTTCCTGTTGAAATGTATCTGGATGATCAACTTATAACCTCCCCTGAACTTTCCCCAGGACTGGCCACTGGTCAAGCATCCACAACTGTGGAGATCAGTGGAGGATCACCAACCAAGGAAGAAGCAGTGAAAGAGGCTAAAAGTATTCAAACACTCTTACAATCCGGTGCACTGCCAGTTAAAGTTAAAATTGTGGGTGTCAGCAGTGTTTCCGCAGAACTAGGTGATCAGTTTATTCATGGTGCTCTGATAGCTGGCTTGTTAGCATTGGTGGTTATTTCAGGAATAATCATGCTAAAGTACCGAAAGATCATACTAATTGTTCCAATAATGTTGACCAGCATTGCCGAACTCATTCTGATTTTAGGTACTGCCGCGGTGATTCACTGGAACATTGACTTGGCAGCTATTGCTGGTATAATTGCGGCTATTGGAACTGGAGTTGATGATCAGATCATCATCACTGATGAGGTGCTTAAAGGGTTTAAGGAGAAAAAAAGAATCGGCGGAGTACGGTCTCAGATAAAAAAGGCTTTCTTTGTCATATTTGCTGCTGCCGGTACTCTTGTCGCAGCCATGCTACCACTAGCATACATTGGGTTTAGCAGAGGAGCCACTGGTATAGGTGTGCTATCTGGTTTTGCATTCACCACTATAATCGGAGTTTTAGTTGGAATATTCATCACCAGACCAGTTTATGCTAAGTTTATTGAAATGGTGCTGGATAAACGCTGA
- a CDS encoding aspartate carbamoyltransferase regulatory subunit, with amino-acid sequence MKTPKELKVKPIKNGTVIDHISANNALKVLKILELPSQETGVTLAMNVESSQMGSKDIVKIEGRELASREVDEIALIAPHATINIIRNYEIVEKGKVNLLDEIKNIICCSNPNCITNTDEPVKTRFIVLNNEPLILRCYYCERMMDQSDVDTQFQLF; translated from the coding sequence ATGAAAACTCCTAAGGAATTGAAGGTAAAACCCATTAAAAATGGCACAGTTATTGATCATATTAGTGCGAATAATGCCTTAAAAGTCCTTAAAATATTGGAACTGCCTAGTCAAGAGACTGGTGTGACCTTGGCCATGAATGTGGAATCCAGTCAGATGGGTAGTAAGGATATTGTTAAGATCGAAGGCAGGGAACTGGCTTCAAGAGAAGTAGATGAAATAGCCCTAATCGCACCTCATGCCACTATAAACATTATTAGAAACTACGAAATTGTTGAAAAAGGAAAAGTCAACCTTTTAGATGAAATTAAGAATATAATATGCTGTTCAAACCCTAACTGCATTACTAACACTGATGAACCAGTCAAAACACGCTTCATAGTATTGAATAATGAACCATTAATCCTTCGCTGCTACTACTGTGAACGGATGATGGACCAGAGTGATGTTGATACACAATTCCAACTATTTTAG